One window from the genome of Bacillus tianshenii encodes:
- the ybeY gene encoding rRNA maturation RNase YbeY → MNIDFIDEQGFLSEEDRTEMNKLLQYAATKENVEKDAEMSVTFVDDAEIQQINRDYRGKDNPTDVISFALEEMGEGELEIQGTDLPRMLGDIIVSIDRMKEQAEEYGHSMQRELGFLCVHGFLHLLGYDHMNEEDEKIMTNRQKEILEGYGLHR, encoded by the coding sequence ATGAATATTGACTTTATTGATGAACAAGGATTTTTATCAGAGGAAGACAGAACTGAAATGAACAAGCTACTACAGTATGCAGCTACGAAAGAAAACGTTGAAAAAGATGCAGAGATGTCAGTAACATTTGTTGATGATGCGGAAATTCAACAAATAAATCGCGATTATCGCGGAAAAGACAATCCGACCGATGTTATTTCATTTGCCTTAGAGGAAATGGGTGAAGGTGAGCTTGAAATTCAAGGAACTGATTTGCCACGTATGCTTGGAGATATCATCGTTTCCATTGATCGGATGAAAGAACAGGCAGAAGAATATGGGCATTCTATGCAACGTGAATTAGGTTTTTTATGTGTGCATGGATTTTTACATTTATTAGGTTATGACCATATGAATGAAGAAGATGAAAAAATCATGACCAATCGACAAAAGGAAATTTTAGAAGGATATGGCCTTCACAGGTAG